One segment of Cynocephalus volans isolate mCynVol1 chromosome 8, mCynVol1.pri, whole genome shotgun sequence DNA contains the following:
- the LOC134384885 gene encoding LOW QUALITY PROTEIN: Fc receptor-like B (The sequence of the model RefSeq protein was modified relative to this genomic sequence to represent the inferred CDS: inserted 1 base in 1 codon), whose amino-acid sequence MWALAALLLLGESSMSSTTLEKPILSLHPPWTTIFKGERVTLRCDGYHPLLLELRPISTLWYLGHLLLPSHKKSIEVQTPGVYRCQTRGAPVSDPIHLSVSNDWLILQVPYAAVFEGEPLVMRCRGWYDKVVYKLHYYHDGQAVRYFHSSANYTVLQARASDSGRYQCSGTMRIPVESAPMFSAKVAVTVQELFQAPVLRVMGPGETRGAGHRGVVLRCETRLHQQKSDTPLQFAFYKYSRPVRRFDWGAEYTVPEREVEELEPYWCEAATATRSVRKRSPWLQLPGRGSPLDLASTTAPAPQAAASAPGNKPLSFRKPPVSRSVPSVTSVPNATSAGLQXNARTAGPPVCAAPTPLEQSVGALKPDLDLLLREMQLLKGLLSRVVLELKDPQALPEYRGTPETPTSHLAVSSGNPETSAVGS is encoded by the exons CTACTCTGGAGAAGCCCATATTGTCGCTACACCCACCTTGGACCACAATCTTCAAGGGGGAGCGGGTAACCTTGCGGTGTGACGGATACCACCCTCTGCTCCTGGAGCTCCGGCCCATCAGCACTCTTTGGTATTTGGGCCACCTACTCCTGCCTTCCCACAAGAAGAGCATTGAAGTGCAGACACCAGGGGTATATCGATGCCAGACCCGGGGAGCACCTGTCAGTGACCCCATCCACCTCTCTGTATCCAATG ACTGGCTGATCCTGCAAGTACCGTATGCTGCAGTGTTCGAGGGCGAGCCGCTGGTCATGCGCTGCCGCGGCTGGTACGACAAGGTCGTCTACAAGCTTCACTACTACCACGACGGCCAGGCGGTGCGATACTTCCACTCCAGCGCCAACTACACGGTGTTGCAGGCGCGCGCCAGCGACAGCGGCCGCTACCAGTGCTCGGGCACCATGCGCATCCCGGTGGAGAGCGCGCCCATGTTCTCAGCCAAAGTGGCCGTCACCGTGCAAG AGCTGTTCCAGGCGCCGGTGCTGAGAGTGATGGGCCCAGGGGAGACCCGCGGCGCCGGCCACCGCGGGGTGGTCCTGCGCTGCGAGACGCGCCTGCACCAGCAGAAGAGCGACACGCCGCTGCAATTCGCTTTCTACAAGTACAGTCGCCCGGTGCGCCGCTTCGACTGGGGCGCCGAGTACACGGTCCCAGAGCGCGAGGTCGAGGAGCTCGAACCGTACTGGTGCGAGGCGGCCACCGCCACCCGCAGCGTGCGGAAACGCAGCCCGTGGCTGCAGCTCCCGGGGCGGG GCTCTCCCCTGGATCTGGCGTCCACCACCGCCCCGGCCCCACAGGCCGCAGCCTCGGCGCCCGGGAATAAGCCGCTTTCCTTCAGAAAACCCCCGGTATCCAGATCGGTCCCATCGGTCACCTCCGTCCCCAACGCCACCTCAGCAGGGCTGC GCAACGCCCGCACTGCTGGGCCACCCGTCTGCGCTGCGCCGACACCCTTGGAACAATCGGTTGGAGCCCTGAAGCCCGACCTGGACCTTCTGCTCCGAGAAATGCAGCTGCTCAAAGGCCTTCTGAGCCGGGTGGTCCTGGAATTAAAGGACCCACAGGCCCTCCCGGAATACAGGGGAACCCCCGAGACCCCCACTTCGCACTTGGCTGTGAGCTCGGGAAACCCAGAGACCAGTGCTGTGGGGAGCTGA